The Blattabacterium cuenoti genome includes a region encoding these proteins:
- a CDS encoding UDP-N-acetylmuramoyl-tripeptide--D-alanyl-D-alanine ligase: protein MNIQNIYQLYTISSGVETNSKKVKKGSIFIALKGKNFDGNQFAHEAISNGAILAIVDDNRGLSSKKIVHVNNTLYFLQKLAMYHRYQLRHIPIIAITGSNGKTTTKELTKAILSRKYERVHSTKNNFNNHIGIPLTILSMPINTEISVMEIGANHEKEIEKMCSIIKPDYGYITNFGKAHLEGFKSIDGVIRGKLELYNFLKKNKKVVFVNGDDSIQLNNSIGMNRYVFSEKKNKKSDVKIEYLWDGHNLESILYIEKMKISSSLIGNYNLYNIASAISIGKYFKISLEKIKKAVEEYIPKNHRSQILNKKNIKIIIDCYNANPTSMIKTLTFFSNHVKGNKIAILGDMLELGFYSYHEHEKIISFIEKSNINITFLIGDIFFRNNLKTSQKIKKFIDKKEFIEWIKKQSFQKVDYVLIKGSRKVALESLIDLI, encoded by the coding sequence ATGAACATTCAAAACATATATCAATTATATACGATTTCTTCTGGGGTAGAAACAAACAGTAAAAAAGTTAAAAAAGGATCTATTTTTATAGCTTTAAAAGGAAAAAATTTTGATGGAAACCAATTTGCTCATGAAGCCATTTCAAATGGAGCAATCCTAGCGATAGTAGATGATAATAGGGGCCTTTCCTCTAAAAAAATTGTTCATGTAAATAACACTTTATACTTCTTACAAAAATTAGCTATGTATCATAGATATCAATTACGTCATATCCCAATTATAGCTATTACAGGGAGTAATGGAAAAACCACCACAAAAGAGCTTACGAAAGCTATTCTTTCCAGAAAATATGAAAGAGTTCATTCTACTAAAAATAATTTTAATAATCATATAGGAATTCCATTAACTATACTTTCCATGCCTATTAATACAGAAATATCTGTCATGGAAATTGGAGCTAATCACGAGAAAGAAATAGAAAAAATGTGTTCTATCATTAAACCGGATTATGGATATATAACTAATTTTGGAAAAGCTCATTTAGAAGGATTCAAAAGTATAGATGGAGTTATCCGTGGAAAACTTGAATTATATAACTTTTTAAAAAAAAATAAAAAAGTAGTATTTGTAAATGGAGATGACTCTATTCAATTAAATAATAGTATAGGGATGAATAGATACGTTTTTTCGGAAAAAAAGAATAAAAAATCAGATGTAAAAATTGAATATTTGTGGGATGGACACAATTTGGAATCAATTTTATATATTGAAAAAATGAAAATAAGTTCTTCTTTAATAGGGAATTATAATCTATATAACATAGCTTCTGCTATATCCATTGGAAAATATTTTAAAATATCTTTAGAAAAAATAAAAAAAGCAGTAGAAGAATACATTCCAAAAAATCATCGTTCTCAGATTTTGAATAAAAAAAATATCAAAATTATTATAGATTGTTATAACGCCAATCCTACTAGTATGATAAAAACTCTTACCTTTTTTAGTAATCATGTGAAAGGAAATAAAATTGCTATATTGGGAGATATGTTGGAATTAGGATTTTATTCTTATCATGAACATGAAAAAATAATTTCTTTTATAGAAAAAAGCAACATAAATATAACATTCTTGATTGGAGATATATTCTTTAGAAATAATCTAAAAACTTCTCAAAAAATAAAAAAATTTATAGATAAAAAAGAATTCATTGAATGGATCAAAAAACAATCCTTTCAAAAAGTTGATTATGTACTCATTAAAGGATCCAGGAAAGTTGCCTTGGAAAGCCTTATTGATTTAATTTAA
- the tpiA gene encoding triose-phosphate isomerase translates to MRKKIVIANWKMNHDFHETSFFLRNFLKILLEKKINHNKEIIIAPSFPFLHISNQILQGTTLKIAAQNIYQMDKGSYTGEVSASMLKSIGITKVILGHSERRELFFENNDILFKKIKIALKYGLDIIFCVGETSFERNRDQQFYIVKNQLKETIFHCTRDEIGFFYIAYEPIWAIGTGKNATYEQAQTMHKFIRSLFLEKYGESISNRIPILYGGSINNLNAGDFFLQKDIDGGLVGKSSLKIENFLKIIQS, encoded by the coding sequence ATGAGGAAAAAAATTGTCATCGCAAATTGGAAAATGAATCATGATTTTCATGAAACGAGTTTTTTTCTTAGGAATTTTTTGAAAATTCTTTTAGAGAAAAAAATAAATCATAACAAAGAAATTATTATTGCTCCTTCTTTTCCTTTTTTACATATTTCAAATCAGATTTTACAAGGAACTACTTTGAAGATTGCTGCTCAAAATATCTATCAAATGGACAAAGGTTCATATACAGGTGAAGTATCAGCTTCTATGTTAAAATCTATAGGAATTACTAAAGTAATATTAGGACATAGTGAACGTAGAGAGTTATTTTTTGAAAATAATGATATTTTATTCAAAAAAATAAAAATAGCATTGAAATATGGATTAGATATCATTTTTTGTGTAGGAGAAACCTCTTTTGAAAGAAATAGAGATCAACAATTTTACATTGTGAAAAATCAATTGAAAGAAACTATTTTTCATTGTACTCGAGATGAAATTGGTTTTTTTTATATAGCATATGAACCAATATGGGCTATTGGAACAGGAAAAAACGCGACGTATGAACAAGCTCAAACAATGCATAAATTCATTCGATCTTTATTTTTGGAAAAATATGGAGAAAGTATTTCAAATAGAATTCCCATTCTGTATGGAGGGAGTATAAATAATCTTAATGCAGGAGATTTTTTTTTACAAAAAGACATAGATGGAGGTCTTGTAGGAAAATCCTCACTTAAAATCGAGAATTTCTTAAAAATTATTCAATCTTGA
- a CDS encoding diadenylate cyclase — MYESFFSLLYSLKISFIDILDLFLVGIILFQVYRLVYRTAALNIFYGIIATFIFWKIVEIYEMKLLSIVISAFFKGGFLALIIVFQPEIRKFLLIVGSRIFFKKFIFSLFFKKSNVSIKTETIDSIVKSCAIFSGDKTGVLIVIQLHQDLKEFIQNGDEMDAKVNIPILESIFYKNSPLHDGAVVVIGNRIVKTRAILPVSYNKEIPSRLGLRHRSAIGLSEKTDAICLVISEETGYISYIKDQKRIVITNINNLKMKLEEDLL, encoded by the coding sequence TTGTATGAATCCTTTTTTTCATTATTATATTCTTTGAAAATTTCTTTCATCGATATTTTAGATCTATTCTTGGTGGGGATTATTTTATTCCAAGTCTATAGATTGGTTTATAGAACTGCTGCTCTGAACATTTTTTATGGAATCATTGCAACATTTATTTTCTGGAAAATAGTAGAGATTTATGAAATGAAACTCCTTAGCATAGTTATAAGTGCTTTTTTCAAAGGAGGGTTTCTAGCACTAATTATTGTGTTTCAACCAGAAATTAGAAAATTTCTACTCATAGTAGGAAGCAGAATATTTTTCAAAAAATTTATATTTTCTCTTTTCTTCAAAAAATCAAATGTTTCAATCAAAACTGAAACTATAGATAGTATTGTAAAATCTTGCGCTATTTTTTCAGGAGATAAAACAGGTGTTTTAATAGTCATTCAATTACATCAAGATCTTAAAGAATTTATTCAAAATGGAGATGAAATGGATGCTAAAGTTAATATTCCTATTCTAGAAAGTATTTTCTACAAAAATAGTCCATTACATGATGGAGCTGTGGTTGTTATAGGAAATAGAATAGTGAAAACAAGAGCTATCCTTCCTGTATCTTACAACAAAGAAATCCCATCACGTTTAGGATTACGTCATAGATCTGCTATTGGTTTATCTGAAAAAACAGATGCTATATGCCTTGTTATTTCTGAAGAAACAGGTTATATATCTTATATTAAAGATCAAAAAAGAATTGTTATAACCAATATTAACAATCTAAAAATGAAACTTGAAGAAGATTTACTTTAA
- a CDS encoding sigma-70 family RNA polymerase sigma factor translates to MRQLKITKQVTNRESESLDKYLHEIGKIPLLTPEEEVEYARRAREGDASAINKLVNANLRFVVSVAKQYQNQGLSLCDLINEGNLGLIKGILRFDETRGFKCISYVVWWIRQAILQAIAEQSRSIRQPTNKLALLNKILKTLAQLEQELQRTPSSREIAEHLDMNEKDVEESIKNSGRHVSMDAPLIEGEDSNLYDLVRSDESPRPDEHLEKESLRKDIKRILETLSERERRVIILHFGLNGSPPMTLEEVGQSCDLTRERVRQIESIALKRLKHSSRSKILKPYLG, encoded by the coding sequence ATGAGACAACTTAAAATTACTAAACAAGTAACAAATCGTGAATCTGAATCATTGGATAAATACCTTCATGAGATAGGAAAAATTCCATTACTAACGCCAGAAGAAGAAGTAGAATATGCTCGTAGAGCAAGAGAAGGAGATGCATCTGCTATAAATAAACTTGTAAATGCAAATTTACGTTTTGTAGTATCTGTCGCTAAACAATACCAAAATCAAGGATTAAGTTTATGTGATTTAATTAATGAAGGAAATTTAGGTTTGATAAAAGGAATATTGCGCTTTGATGAAACAAGAGGTTTTAAATGTATATCCTATGTTGTATGGTGGATAAGACAAGCAATTTTACAAGCCATAGCTGAACAATCACGTTCTATTAGACAACCCACAAACAAATTAGCTTTATTAAATAAAATTTTAAAAACTCTTGCTCAATTAGAGCAAGAATTGCAAAGAACTCCTTCTTCCAGAGAAATAGCAGAACATCTAGATATGAATGAAAAAGATGTAGAAGAATCTATTAAAAATTCAGGAAGACATGTTTCTATGGACGCTCCTTTAATCGAAGGAGAAGATTCCAATTTATATGATTTGGTAAGATCTGATGAATCTCCTCGTCCAGATGAACATTTGGAAAAAGAATCTCTCCGTAAAGACATAAAAAGAATCTTAGAAACTTTAAGCGAAAGAGAACGTCGTGTTATTATTTTACATTTTGGATTAAATGGATCTCCTCCAATGACTTTAGAAGAAGTAGGGCAATCTTGCGATTTAACAAGAGAAAGAGTAAGACAAATAGAGAGCATTGCCCTAAAAAGACTCAAACATTCTTCTAGAAGCAAAATTCTTAAACCTTATTTAGGGTAA
- a CDS encoding TerC family protein: MKMNLVKSITEIFDHPVLSISIIGNLFLIESILSIDNAAILASMIMNLKKEDRKKAIKYGIIGAYFFRGLCLLFASVLIKIWWLKPLGGLYLIFLGLNHFLKKRNFLLKDSKNVKKKDSFWKIVLFIEIMDLSFSIDNIFASVALSENFILIFLGVFIGILSMRLMSQFFIQLMERIPELKNSSFFIIIVLGIKLIFSSFKNYSFFPSEGMFSFLTFSIFAFPIFFSWVKKIIKN, translated from the coding sequence ATGAAAATGAATCTTGTAAAATCTATTACAGAAATTTTTGATCATCCTGTTTTATCTATTTCCATTATAGGAAATCTATTTTTAATAGAAAGTATTTTATCCATAGATAATGCAGCAATATTGGCTTCTATGATTATGAATTTAAAAAAAGAAGATAGAAAAAAAGCTATAAAATATGGAATTATTGGAGCTTATTTTTTTAGAGGATTATGCTTACTGTTTGCTTCTGTATTAATAAAAATATGGTGGTTGAAACCATTAGGTGGCTTATATTTAATTTTTTTGGGATTAAATCATTTCTTAAAAAAAAGAAATTTTTTATTAAAAGATTCAAAAAATGTAAAAAAAAAAGATTCTTTTTGGAAAATTGTTCTATTCATAGAAATTATGGATTTGTCTTTTTCTATTGATAATATTTTCGCTTCTGTTGCTCTTTCAGAAAACTTTATATTAATTTTTTTAGGTGTATTTATAGGAATTTTGTCAATGAGATTGATGTCTCAATTTTTTATTCAATTAATGGAAAGGATTCCAGAATTAAAAAATTCTTCTTTTTTCATAATTATTGTTCTCGGAATCAAACTTATTTTTTCTTCTTTTAAAAATTATAGTTTTTTCCCATCCGAGGGAATGTTCTCATTCCTCACTTTTTCTATATTCGCTTTTCCCATTTTTTTTTCATGGGTAAAAAAAATCATAAAAAATTAA
- the pnp gene encoding polyribonucleotide nucleotidyltransferase, whose amino-acid sequence MPDIVKETISLKDGRTIIIETGELARQADGAAVVRIGDTMLLATVVVSKEIKNEKNFFPLTVDYREKYSAGGKIPGGFIKREGRPSDEEILTMRLVDRVLRPTFPEWFKNEIQIMISLLSYDKNVLPDGLAGLAASTALSVAGIPFNGPISEIRIIRLKKKFIINPSLDQLKEADIDLIVGASINSIIMIEGEMKEIKESELLNTIIQAHEEIKPQIEAQIRLSEKLSKKNKFFFEDQEEKIEKSENEFFKKELFSFSYEKIEKIYNDFLEKKTRSIQEKIILNNFKKKFLTEEKIEKEKKEAIIDQFYEEIKKKVTRNLILEKGIRLDGRTNKQIRPIYSVVDYLPGVHGSALFSRGETQSLTTVTLGSSLDANKIDNVVVENQEKFYLHYNFPPFSTGEIRPIRGVSRREVGHGNLAQRALKNIIPDNPYTIRVVSDILESNGSSSMATVCAASLALMDAGISIKNPVSGIAMGLLMEKEKKIIISDIIGEEDHFGDLDFKITGTQYGITACQMDVKKTHGLTYDLLNQILMQALEGRIFILKKMIEVLPKYRKKMKPNAPKIYTFNIPKDFIGSVIGPGGKVIQEIQSYTNTNILIEEKGDFGYIEIVGKDYEKIEKAIDRIKQITFVPELGKVYKAKVKSIKDFGAFVEIAKGVEGLLHISEIRWKRLNRIEEELHIGDIIDVKFMGMDEKNKKMKLSRKVLFPRPGKKND is encoded by the coding sequence ATGCCAGATATAGTTAAAGAAACCATATCTCTTAAAGATGGTCGTACTATCATTATTGAAACAGGAGAGTTAGCTAGACAAGCAGATGGAGCTGCTGTAGTACGTATAGGAGATACAATGCTATTGGCTACTGTAGTTGTTTCCAAAGAAATAAAAAATGAAAAAAATTTTTTTCCTTTAACAGTAGATTATAGAGAAAAATATTCCGCAGGCGGAAAAATTCCTGGGGGGTTTATAAAAAGGGAAGGAAGACCTTCCGATGAAGAAATATTAACAATGAGATTAGTTGATCGAGTTTTAAGGCCAACATTTCCAGAATGGTTCAAAAATGAAATACAGATAATGATTTCTTTATTGTCATATGATAAAAATGTTTTGCCGGATGGATTAGCTGGATTAGCCGCATCAACAGCTCTATCTGTAGCAGGAATCCCTTTCAATGGTCCTATATCAGAAATACGTATTATACGTTTAAAAAAAAAATTTATTATTAATCCTAGTTTAGATCAATTGAAAGAAGCAGATATAGATTTGATAGTGGGTGCTTCTATAAACTCTATTATCATGATAGAAGGAGAAATGAAAGAAATAAAAGAAAGTGAATTATTGAATACTATAATTCAAGCTCATGAAGAGATTAAACCTCAGATAGAAGCTCAAATACGTTTATCTGAAAAATTATCCAAAAAAAATAAATTTTTTTTTGAAGATCAAGAAGAAAAAATAGAAAAATCAGAAAATGAATTTTTCAAAAAAGAACTTTTTTCTTTTTCTTACGAAAAAATTGAAAAAATTTACAATGATTTTTTAGAAAAAAAAACTAGATCTATTCAAGAAAAAATTATCTTAAATAATTTCAAAAAAAAATTTTTAACAGAAGAAAAAATAGAAAAAGAAAAAAAAGAAGCTATCATTGATCAATTTTATGAAGAAATCAAAAAAAAAGTAACCAGAAATTTGATTTTAGAAAAAGGAATTCGATTGGATGGTAGAACTAATAAACAAATACGTCCAATATATAGTGTTGTAGATTACTTACCAGGAGTCCATGGTTCTGCTTTATTTTCTAGAGGAGAAACTCAATCACTCACAACTGTCACTTTAGGGTCATCTTTAGATGCTAATAAAATAGATAATGTTGTTGTGGAAAATCAGGAAAAATTTTATCTACATTACAATTTTCCACCTTTTTCAACAGGAGAAATACGTCCAATCAGGGGGGTTTCTAGACGTGAAGTTGGTCATGGTAATTTAGCTCAACGTGCATTGAAAAATATTATACCTGATAATCCATATACGATACGTGTTGTATCAGACATTTTAGAATCTAATGGATCTTCTTCTATGGCTACAGTTTGTGCTGCAAGTTTAGCTTTGATGGATGCTGGTATTTCTATTAAAAATCCAGTTTCTGGAATTGCAATGGGATTATTGATGGAAAAAGAAAAAAAAATTATTATATCGGATATAATAGGTGAGGAAGATCACTTTGGAGATTTAGATTTTAAAATAACGGGAACCCAGTATGGAATTACAGCTTGTCAAATGGATGTAAAAAAAACACATGGATTAACATATGATCTTTTAAATCAAATTTTGATGCAAGCTTTAGAAGGACGAATTTTCATCTTAAAAAAAATGATAGAAGTCTTACCAAAATATAGAAAAAAAATGAAACCTAATGCTCCAAAAATATACACTTTTAATATTCCCAAAGATTTCATTGGATCAGTCATAGGACCAGGAGGGAAAGTTATTCAAGAAATACAATCATACACAAACACTAACATACTAATTGAAGAAAAAGGAGATTTTGGTTACATTGAAATTGTCGGTAAAGATTATGAAAAAATAGAAAAAGCTATTGATAGAATTAAACAAATTACTTTCGTTCCAGAATTAGGAAAAGTTTATAAGGCAAAAGTGAAATCTATAAAAGATTTTGGAGCTTTTGTTGAAATAGCTAAAGGGGTAGAAGGATTACTACATATTTCAGAAATCAGATGGAAAAGATTGAATCGCATAGAAGAAGAGTTACATATTGGTGACATTATTGATGTAAAATTTATGGGAATGGATGAAAAAAATAAAAAAATGAAACTTTCTAGAAAAGTTCTTTTTCCTCGTCCAGGAAAAAAAAATGATTAA
- the pdhA gene encoding pyruvate dehydrogenase (acetyl-transferring) E1 component subunit alpha — protein MKEITTETYLKWFKDMSFWRKFEDKCRSLYLKQKIRGFLHLYNGQEAVPAGLTHAMDMSKDKIITAYRCHILPISMGVDPKKVMAELLGKKTGTSYGMGGSMHIFSKKHRFYGGHGIVGGQIPLGAGIAFADKYFNRDAVTITLMGDGAVRQGSLHETFNMAMIWKLPVVFICENNKYAMGTSVERSTNMEEIYKIGLSYGMPSHPVDGMDPEKIAQAASIAIERARKGEGATFLEIKTYRYRGHSMSDSESYRSKKEVHSYKKKDPILKLKNIIIQNKWETMENLNTIENEVKKEVETCVEFAEKSDTPSLEEMYNVVYNETNYSFLDKLDHRKIKKKP, from the coding sequence ATGAAAGAAATTACCACAGAAACCTATCTCAAGTGGTTTAAGGATATGTCTTTTTGGAGAAAATTTGAGGACAAATGTCGTTCACTATACTTGAAACAAAAAATTAGAGGATTCTTACATTTATATAATGGACAAGAAGCAGTTCCTGCAGGATTAACTCATGCAATGGATATGTCTAAAGATAAAATTATAACAGCTTATAGATGTCATATTTTACCCATATCTATGGGAGTAGATCCAAAAAAAGTTATGGCAGAACTTTTAGGGAAAAAAACAGGAACTTCTTATGGGATGGGTGGGTCCATGCATATTTTTAGCAAAAAACATCGTTTTTATGGAGGTCATGGAATTGTAGGAGGACAAATACCATTAGGTGCTGGAATCGCCTTTGCTGATAAATATTTTAATAGAGACGCAGTCACTATAACTCTTATGGGAGACGGTGCTGTAAGACAAGGATCTTTACATGAAACGTTTAATATGGCTATGATATGGAAACTTCCTGTTGTATTTATATGTGAAAACAATAAATATGCTATGGGAACTTCTGTAGAAAGAAGTACAAACATGGAAGAAATTTATAAAATAGGTTTATCATACGGAATGCCTTCTCATCCTGTAGATGGAATGGATCCTGAAAAAATAGCACAAGCAGCTTCTATTGCAATAGAAAGAGCTAGAAAAGGTGAAGGAGCTACTTTTTTAGAGATTAAAACATATAGATATAGAGGGCATTCCATGTCAGATTCCGAGTCATATCGAAGCAAAAAAGAAGTCCATTCATATAAAAAAAAAGATCCCATTTTAAAATTAAAAAATATTATTATACAAAATAAATGGGAAACCATGGAAAATCTGAACACTATAGAAAATGAAGTAAAAAAAGAAGTAGAAACATGTGTAGAATTTGCAGAAAAATCGGATACACCTTCTTTAGAAGAAATGTATAATGTTGTTTACAACGAAACAAATTATTCTTTTTTAGATAAATTAGACCATCGTAAGATCAAAAAAAAACCTTAG
- the folP gene encoding dihydropteroate synthase — MTINCAGSLLHLKEPKIMGIVNLTPDSFYDGGKLNSEASILKHVENLLNEGSDFIDIGGCSTRPKSKFITEKEEIKRVIKPIRAIIRNFPNIRISIDTFRSEVARIAVEEGVVMINDISGGKLDNNMFPLLGKLKIPYILNHMKGIPENMQENPYYENNVITEINNFFSKKIFHLKKNGIQDIILDPGFGFGKTLEQNFQLLKYLSLLGFQDHLILIGISRKSMIKHLLQISYEESLNATSVIHTIALLNGSKLLRVHDVKKAVECIKLVQYYRNIF, encoded by the coding sequence ATGACAATTAATTGTGCAGGATCCTTATTACATTTAAAAGAACCCAAAATTATGGGAATAGTGAATTTAACTCCTGATTCTTTCTACGATGGTGGAAAATTAAATTCTGAAGCTAGCATACTGAAACACGTAGAAAATTTATTAAACGAAGGTTCTGACTTTATAGATATTGGAGGTTGCTCTACTCGTCCAAAATCAAAATTTATAACAGAAAAAGAAGAAATAAAAAGAGTCATAAAACCTATTCGCGCTATCATAAGAAATTTTCCAAACATTAGAATTTCTATAGATACTTTTCGCAGTGAAGTAGCAAGAATAGCTGTTGAAGAAGGAGTCGTAATGATAAATGACATATCAGGAGGAAAATTGGATAATAATATGTTCCCTTTGCTCGGAAAACTTAAAATTCCATATATATTAAATCACATGAAAGGGATCCCTGAAAATATGCAAGAAAATCCATACTATGAAAATAATGTAATCACAGAAATAAATAATTTTTTTTCGAAAAAAATTTTCCATTTAAAAAAAAACGGAATTCAGGATATTATCCTGGATCCAGGATTTGGTTTCGGAAAAACATTAGAACAAAATTTTCAATTATTAAAATACTTGTCTTTATTAGGATTTCAAGATCATTTAATATTAATAGGAATTTCTAGAAAATCTATGATTAAACATCTTCTACAAATTTCTTATGAAGAATCATTAAATGCTACATCAGTCATTCATACTATAGCACTATTGAATGGATCTAAACTATTGCGAGTACATGACGTTAAAAAAGCAGTGGAATGCATTAAATTAGTACAATATTACAGAAATATTTTCTAA
- a CDS encoding nucleotide modification associated domain-containing protein, translating into MSRPSINFIFQKCRKLFLDKLIDYDLSWKFLKNSSIIDQILIKVVRIKNIQSKGYQEIKEEKITDTYMDIINYIIIILIKLDIFFILNIDTISRCDVIFIYNQKFEKIKNCIHKNSKNKIISIKNILENILYLKKNEGKVAFKKLEKFYLKMLIETIFLLKKNF; encoded by the coding sequence ATGAGTCGTCCTTCTATTAATTTTATTTTTCAAAAATGTAGAAAGTTATTTTTAGATAAATTAATAGATTATGATCTTTCATGGAAATTTTTAAAAAATTCTTCTATAATAGATCAAATTCTTATTAAAGTAGTTCGAATAAAAAATATTCAATCAAAAGGATATCAAGAAATTAAAGAAGAAAAAATAACAGATACATATATGGATATTATAAATTATATAATAATTATATTAATTAAATTGGATATTTTTTTTATATTAAATATTGATACAATATCACGTTGTGATGTTATTTTTATTTATAATCAAAAATTTGAAAAAATCAAAAATTGTATTCATAAAAATTCCAAAAATAAGATAATTTCTATTAAGAATATTCTAGAAAATATTTTATACTTGAAAAAAAATGAAGGAAAAGTTGCATTCAAAAAATTAGAAAAATTTTATCTTAAAATGTTAATTGAAACCATTTTTTTGTTAAAAAAAAATTTTTGA
- a CDS encoding dihydrolipoamide acetyltransferase family protein: protein MAEIISMPQLSDTMEEGTVIKWNKKIGDKVSEGDILAEIETDKATQDFEIDISGVLLFIGVKEGEKTRVNDILAIIGEEGEDISHIISKSNKRDTKYQNNKQDRIFISPLAKNMAKSIGVSISDIKGKGSGEYGRIVKRDIEYYEKTNLKEVNQKIAHSSMRRKIAKHLTFSKLSAPHYYLFSEINVDKLIEFRKNLNNKLSLEEKISFNDIIIKAVAQSLKKHPDINISWKEEEVILHSQIHIGIAVAVKDGLIVPVIKNVDKKSLLQISKEIKDKVLRSKSKKIQPEEIENSTFTVSNLGMYGIESFTSIINTPNSSILSVGSIMKRPIIKNSKIEIGNVMKITLSCDHRIIDGAIGSSYIHSLRKFLEDPITILF, encoded by the coding sequence ATGGCAGAAATAATATCTATGCCCCAATTAAGTGACACAATGGAAGAGGGGACTGTAATCAAATGGAATAAAAAAATAGGAGATAAAGTTTCGGAAGGTGATATTTTAGCTGAAATAGAAACAGACAAAGCTACTCAAGATTTTGAAATAGATATCAGTGGAGTTTTGCTTTTTATTGGGGTTAAAGAAGGAGAAAAAACACGAGTGAATGATATCTTAGCGATTATAGGAGAAGAAGGAGAAGATATCAGTCATATCATTTCAAAATCAAATAAAAGAGATACAAAATATCAAAATAATAAACAGGATAGAATATTTATTTCTCCTTTGGCAAAAAATATGGCTAAAAGTATAGGAGTTTCTATAAGTGACATCAAGGGAAAGGGAAGTGGAGAATATGGAAGAATCGTAAAAAGAGATATTGAATACTATGAAAAAACGAACTTAAAGGAAGTTAATCAAAAAATCGCTCATTCTTCCATGAGAAGAAAAATAGCAAAACATTTAACTTTTTCTAAATTGTCTGCTCCACATTATTATTTGTTTAGTGAAATAAATGTGGATAAATTGATTGAATTCAGGAAAAATTTAAACAATAAACTTTCTTTGGAAGAAAAGATATCATTTAATGATATTATTATAAAAGCAGTAGCTCAATCTTTGAAAAAACATCCTGACATAAATATATCTTGGAAAGAAGAAGAAGTTATACTTCATTCACAGATTCATATTGGAATAGCTGTAGCAGTAAAAGATGGATTAATAGTACCAGTTATTAAAAATGTAGATAAAAAATCACTATTACAAATATCCAAAGAAATCAAAGATAAAGTCTTACGTTCAAAATCAAAAAAAATACAACCAGAAGAAATAGAAAACAGTACATTTACAGTTTCTAATCTGGGAATGTATGGAATAGAATCTTTTACTTCCATTATTAATACCCCTAACTCTTCTATTTTATCTGTAGGATCTATTATGAAACGACCAATTATTAAAAATTCTAAAATAGAAATAGGGAATGTCATGAAAATTACTTTGTCTTGTGATCATAGAATTATAGATGGGGCTATAGGAAGTAGCTATATTCATTCTCTTAGGAAGTTTTTAGAAGATCCTATAACCATATTATTTTAA